In Amaranthus tricolor cultivar Red isolate AtriRed21 chromosome 3, ASM2621246v1, whole genome shotgun sequence, a single window of DNA contains:
- the LOC130808124 gene encoding aspartate carbamoyltransferase, chloroplastic: MASSSSLNMCSSNGVMGTCNVSKSQKFSMNCFRNFSQNLVTGMPICSSSEFAPLRCSLGVKPFKWESNRETLTKFGVPCNVIGVKNSNSFSIGQKFELNDVLEAQQFDRDTLSAIFEVAREMELIEKNSPGSQILKGYLMATLFYEPSTRTRLSFESAMKRLGGEVLTTENAREFSSAAKGETLEDTIRTVEGYSDIIVMRHFESGAAKRAAATAEIPIINAGDGPGQHPTQALLDVYTIEREVGKLDGISVALVGDLAYGRTVRSLAYLLAKYRDVKIYFVAPDVVRMKDDIKEYLTSQNVQWEESADLMEVASKCDIVYQTRIQKERFGERIDLYEAARGKYIVNRSVLNVMQKHAVIMHPLPRLDEITVDVDEDPRAAYFRQAKNGLYIRMALLKLLLLGW; the protein is encoded by the exons ATGGCCTCTTCATCCTCGCTTAACATGTGCTCATCGAATGGAGTGATGGGTACTTGTAATGTGAGCAAATCTCAAAAGTTTTCTATGAACTGTTTCCGGAATTTTAGCCAAAATTTGGTTACTGGGATGCCAATATGTTCATCTTCTGAATTCGCCCCGTTAAGGTGTTCTCTAGGCGTGAAACCTTTCAAATGGGAATCCAATAGGGAAACCCTAACCAAATTTGGAGTTCCTTGCAATGTCATTGGTGTTAAGAACTCAAATTCTTTCTCAATTGGTCAGAAATTTGAACTTAACGATGTGCTTGAAGCTCAACAGTTTGATAGAGACACACTTAGTGCCATATTTGAAGTAGCACGGGAGATGGAGTTGATTGAGAAGAACTCGCCAGGAAGCCAGATTTTGAAGGGATACTTAATGGCCACTTTGTTCTATGAGCCTTCTACAAGAACTAGGCTTTCTTTTGAATCTGCTATGAAAAGATTAGGTGGGGAGGTTTTGACTACTGAGAATGCAAGAGAGTTTTCATCAGCAGCTAAAGGAGAGACACTTGAGG ACACTATTAGAACAGTTGAAGGTTACTCGGATATAATTGTGATGAGGCACTTTGAAAGTGGTGCTGCCAAAAGAGCTGCGGCAACTGCTGAAATTCCTATCATAAACGCTGGAGATGGTCCAGGACAGCATCCAACTCAG GCTCTTTTAGATGTATACACCATTGAACGAGAGGTGGGAAAGTTAGATGGCATTAGTGTTGCATTGGTTGGAGATCTTGCTTATGGAAGAACTGTCCGTTCACTAGCATATCTCCTTGCCAAGTATCGTGATGTCAAGATTTATTTTGTTGCGCCGGACGTGGTGAGAATGAAG GACGATATTAAGGAGTATCTGACCTCACAGAACGTTCAATGGGAAGAAAGTGCGGACTTAATGGAAGTAGCTTCTAAATGTGACATAGTGTATCAGACTCGTATTCAGAAAGAGCGTTTTGGGGAAAGAATCGATCTTTACGAAGCAGCAAGAGGGAAATACATAGTAAATCGAAGTGTGTTAAACGTGATGCAGAAGCATGCAGTAATCATGCATCCTCTTCCACGGCTAGATGAG ATTACTGTAGATGTGGATGAAGATCCCAGGGCAGCCTACTTCAGACAAGCGAAGAATGGGCTTTACATTCGTATGGCTTTGTTGAAGCTTTTGCTTCTTGGATGGTAG